ACCCTCTAGATGCAGGAGACATTGCAAAGCTTAAGTTGAGGAATAAATGCACGAAGGAGTCGGAGTTGGGACAGCTATTTGAGACCAAAGAACATGTAAAGCGAGCAGTGAAGTTGTGCTTCATAAAAGGAGGATAGGGAGTTCTAAGTCTACGAGAACACTCCAATAGTTTGGTATGTCTAATGTAGGTCCACAACTACATACCTTTGTGTAATAGCAGCTTTGAGCAATCATGCACAGTTTCTATAAAATGTGAAAGGTTGTCACACTTGCCAATGAACATACATGTCTCCATGTGTGCAACATCTTGGGTTGAGCGGGGACATGATTGCCAAGCACATTATCCCCCATATAATCAACAATCCATtgctcaaaattaaagaaatccAGATATCAATGAAGAAAGGGTTCCACTTGCTGTCATGCTAACTCAGCACAACAacactttaattatttttttttaatgttgttGGCCTGCCATCCATAGTTAACATGGTAGGCATAGATATAGAAACCAACAGTATCAGAACTgtatttgtgcatttttttgggCTATATTCTAAGATATTAGATGCAGGTTGAGTTATAACTCATTTAATTAAAACTCATTATCAACCTACTTAATAATAACCTAACTCGCCCAATTGCTACCTTAACACAATTGATACTAGTGATAAACACATACTCGATATGTGTGCGATAAAGAAATGCATAATATTTATAGTGAataaattttacatatatattttattgctaAAGAAAATTTTAATCTTCTTAATTATTTTGACAAAATGATTATTATGTTGGTACTTACTACTCAGGGGTGGttacattgaaaaaaaaaatatttttgaacaGTAAATTAAGAAATGCTTATAAGTAATTATCTTGTCAACATGTGTTTGGAAAATtaatgtaaaattaatttttataaggACAAAAAGAGAAGTACATAAAGTGACATAAAATATTTATATCAAACCCTCTCTTCTCCCTTTATATATAACATAAATATAGATACAGATAATAAGTAAAGTACAATTTTGTCAGCCTCTATCCTCCCTTCATATGTACTATAgatataaacatttcaaatatagtatagatatagatatagataatAAGTGAAATACAATTTCGTCTCACTCATGTATAAAGATTCGAGTTCGAACCAATCAAACTATTTGATATGCTAAAACTAGTTTTCAACTCGATCAGCACAATCTCAAACTCGATCTTTGATCAAACAAATCCCTAATGGTTGGATGAACTCAATTTTACTCAATTTTTTTGTGGTCTTGCCTCTTCCCTTTCCACGTTGTAAGTTGCAAGATGACATATCTTGATTATAGAATGGGAGCACCGTTTTTTCCCTCCCTGCCCTGATCAGCTGTCCTTATACCATAGTGACAGAAGATAATTCTTGGATTCTCCAAGTAATTCATCCACCAACCAATGTCAATTTGGTCTTTTCACCTCACCCCAGTTCACCATTTCGTAATTTCCGCCCCACTTGGTCCACTACTTGACTACAGCTGCCTTTTACTCCCTTACTCCCCGCTAAAAGCCCAAAAGGAAAAACGGAAAAGAGAATGCAAAGGGAACTACTCCAACTAATATACTATCCAATACTCTCCAGTCTCCACTAGTACCGGTTTCTCCGTCCTAACcatggccttgtttggattttgCATTGTATCCTCAGGTCAACCTGTTTAATTACTAGAGGAAGGGCAGaaggaaagagaggaaaaaagaggGATAGAAATGGTGGAAGAATTCATGATTTGTGTCGATAGATTAATAGCTTCATCATCAGCATCATCTGCTGCAGCAGCTTGCTTTGATTCCCCTGTAAATGAGGTTTCTAATAGTGAACGAGTACAAGATATTAATGGAGCAATGGAGGGTTTAAAGACCCAAGAAAGTGAAAAAAGTAATGGtgaatttggaaatgaaaaagaTGGTTTCTTGAGGGAGTGCAGAATTTGtcaagaagaagatgaagaacaaGATATGGAATCTCCTTGTGCTTGTACTGGCACCCTCAAGGTGATTTACATTTTTCTGGACTTTTCTCTCTTTAATTTGTTCTATGCTTGTAGCATTTGTTACTGATTACATTTTTTGTGTCAAAAATTTGTCTCCTTGTCCACATTTTCCTTGTGTTCTACCATTGTGTCAAGGATTATTATTTCACTTTAAATTTGGAAGTAGTTTTAGGTCAAGATTATATTTTTATGGtgttttttttaaccttttttggAGGATTAAGTGGTGGAGGAAGGGGTAGGTAGTGGTTGGAATGTGGTATCTTTGGTTCTGTTATATCTTGGAACTCCTCAATGACTAAGTGGTTTTGCTGCAAAtctattttcatttatttatttcatgcGTTTATTGATGCTGGATTGAACCATTCACATACAAATTGCATTTATACTATATACTCTTGTAAAGGTATCTAtgtgatatccgtgaattatttctttgtatgttggtaGACTTTGGGCTAACATGTGCCTAGTAATTATGATCTTTTGCATCTGTTGCTTATTTTTGTGTCCGGGCAACACATTGGATTTCAATATCTCctactttttctcttttccttggTTTGTGGTTAGAGATAGAGAATTTTCATTCTAAAGGGGCTTATGGTTGTGTCTGAAACCTGTTTcatgaaatcattgaaaatattaCATAAAGTTCATTCTGGATAACTGATATTGGCATTGGATTTGAttaccaaaataaaataaaataaaataaaaaatgtattCAATTCAAATTGCTGGATGGGTGTTGAAAGTTGAGTGTACATTGTTGAAGTGGCAGATTTTTTGTGCTTTTTGTCCTGGTTTTTGCTATTTAAGCATTAGGGACCTTTATTAAAAAATGTAGTCTTACTAATGAAAGTTGGTGTCATTTCAAACggcctttcttttcattttcttccttaGCTGATTACTTTCTGAAGACCCTGTAAAAGATAAACTGAAATAGATTGCCTCAATATTTTTCTGGAGCATAGTTTGCTCACAGGAAGTGCATTCAGAGATGGTGCAACAAGAAAGGTGATATCAGATGTGAAATCTGTAATCAGGTCAGCTCCTTCCCTTCTCTTGGTTTGGAAtgcataaaatatttttatgctTCATTTAAAGTGCTTACTTGATTCTCTTTGTGCAGATGTTTTCGCCAGATTATATCAGTCCACCAAAACATGCTGATGTTGTGGCAATTGATATCAGGTAACTTCTAGTCTATCTTGCCTACTGATTGGTGGAATTCCTAAATGTAAACTGAATGAGTGACTGTGATACATATGATTTAAATCTTAATTTTTCAGCTTTGAAACATCCTTCTAGGATAGCTATTCTACAAAACCATGCTAGAAATAAAGGTCTCAATTATACCCTTGGCCTTGAGAAATGTTATAAATTCTATAGTGGTTCTGGATCTGTAATTTGTTTAATAGTTTTCCTAATATGGC
This region of Coffea arabica cultivar ET-39 chromosome 3c, Coffea Arabica ET-39 HiFi, whole genome shotgun sequence genomic DNA includes:
- the LOC113735042 gene encoding uncharacterized protein isoform X1, with product MVEEFMICVDRLIASSSASSAAAACFDSPVNEVSNSERVQDINGAMEGLKTQESEKSNGEFGNEKDGFLRECRICQEEDEEQDMESPCACTGTLKFAHRKCIQRWCNKKGDIRCEICNQMFSPDYISPPKHADVVAIDIREAWGSNFNLQDPHFLAFAAAEQQFLQSEYEYYATTNSSTLTCFRSVVIVVMLLLLIRHTLLVTRDFGMVQGSSTFYRYQILLLQLAGFLLPCYVMACSWYIAQCRRRRQGVSWCLDRML
- the LOC113735042 gene encoding uncharacterized protein isoform X2 yields the protein MVEEFMICVDRLIASSSASSAAAACFDSPVNEVSNSERVQDINGAMEGLKTQESEKSNGEFGNEKDGFLRECRICQEEDEEQDMESPCACTGTLKFAHRKCIQRWCNKKGDIRCEICNQMFSPDYISPPKHADVVAIDIREAWGSNFNLQDPHFLAFAAAEQQFLQSEYEYYATTNSSTLTCFRSVVIVVMLLLLIRHTLLVTRDFGMVQGSSTFYRYQILLLQLAGFLLPCYVMACSWYIAQCRRRRQV
- the LOC113735042 gene encoding uncharacterized protein isoform X3 → MVEEFMICVDRLIASSSASSAAAACFDSPVNEVSNSERVQDINGAMEGLKTQESEKSNGEFGNEKDGFLRECRICQEEDEEQDMESPCACTGTLKFAHRKCIQRWCNKKGDIRCEICNQMFSPDYISPPKHADVVAIDIREAWGSNFNLQDPHFLAFAAAEQQFLQSEYEYYATTNSSTLTCFRSVVIVVMLLLLIRHTLLVTRDFGMVQGSSTFYRLAGFLLPCYVMACSWYIAQCRRRRQV